In the genome of Elusimicrobiota bacterium, one region contains:
- a CDS encoding 50S ribosomal protein L11 methyltransferase, with amino-acid sequence MYKITCRVQGCALTLDIHEEDVFVPNLMSWFTAAHMRVVPGETFCDVGAGSGLHAILAAKLGAGRVFGTDINPAALRCARRNARRNGVADRCRFFQGDLVAPLVRRGLRADAVIYNAPQFPGRLVAPGVPERLRAAVDGGPDGGGLNARFIRQAGQALSPLGRVYNPLVAWSAPHRSLAAIREAGFRQKRLAAAGIPPWGRGNRTRDWFLKHPGPQVFTFGPGGAPGGRAWLLELRQGGRLAAAASRMPRVEVDFKC; translated from the coding sequence ATGTACAAGATAACCTGCCGCGTCCAAGGCTGCGCGCTCACGCTGGACATCCACGAGGAGGACGTCTTCGTGCCGAACCTGATGTCCTGGTTCACGGCCGCGCACATGCGCGTGGTCCCGGGCGAGACCTTCTGCGACGTGGGCGCGGGCAGCGGGCTGCACGCCATCCTCGCCGCCAAGCTCGGCGCGGGCCGGGTCTTCGGCACGGACATCAACCCCGCGGCCCTGCGCTGCGCGCGCCGCAACGCGCGCCGCAACGGCGTGGCGGACCGCTGCCGCTTCTTCCAGGGGGATCTGGTCGCGCCTTTGGTCCGGCGCGGGCTGCGGGCGGACGCGGTCATCTACAATGCACCGCAGTTCCCGGGCCGGCTGGTCGCGCCCGGAGTTCCGGAGCGCCTGCGCGCTGCGGTCGACGGGGGCCCGGACGGGGGCGGACTCAACGCCCGGTTCATCCGCCAAGCCGGCCAGGCCCTTTCCCCGCTCGGCCGCGTCTACAACCCGCTCGTGGCCTGGTCCGCCCCGCACAGGTCTTTGGCGGCCATCAGGGAAGCCGGATTCAGGCAGAAGCGCTTGGCGGCCGCGGGCATCCCGCCCTGGGGCCGCGGCAACCGCACCCGGGACTGGTTCTTGAAGCATCCCGGCCCGCAGGTCTTCACCTTCGGCCCCGGCGGTGCTCCGGGGGGGCGCGCTTGGCTCCTGGAACTGCGCCAAGGCGGCCGGCTGGCGGCGGCGGCCTCCCGGATGCCTCGCGTGGAGGTGGATTTCAAATGCTGA
- a CDS encoding U32 family peptidase → MKIAAPLRAPDELEPLARAGAGEVFCGVLDLGARPDYFPNGRSQPSANLASFRELEQVAALGRARGVAVMFCANAPQGRVQTGWLKDDILRACAAGVSGIVLADHCLLPWAARQAPGLTLAMGTLSPALNRPTLDLLAGCGAKRVVLERLLTLAEIAGLTAHARGLGLKTEVLIATACVHINAFCHYHQLHARWEGDLQALTRGPYAPCRQPQQIEVWDAGRPLGARAAAAAQPWGFCALCSLPQLQEAGVAYIKVPGRENPIEERLRRVSMVRRCLLDREAGPRLHREFLGRDCSWQDCQHYEVYARRRGES, encoded by the coding sequence ATGAAGATCGCCGCCCCCCTGCGCGCCCCCGACGAACTCGAGCCGCTGGCCCGGGCCGGGGCGGGCGAGGTCTTCTGCGGCGTCTTGGACCTGGGCGCCCGGCCCGACTATTTCCCTAACGGCCGGTCCCAGCCCTCCGCCAACCTGGCCTCCTTCCGCGAGCTGGAGCAGGTCGCGGCCCTCGGCCGCGCCCGCGGCGTGGCCGTGATGTTCTGCGCCAACGCTCCGCAGGGCCGCGTCCAGACCGGTTGGCTCAAGGACGACATCCTCCGGGCTTGCGCCGCGGGCGTCTCCGGAATCGTCCTGGCAGACCACTGCCTGCTGCCCTGGGCGGCGCGCCAGGCGCCCGGCCTGACCTTGGCCATGGGTACGCTGTCCCCCGCTCTCAACCGGCCGACCCTGGACCTCCTGGCCGGCTGCGGCGCCAAGCGGGTCGTGCTTGAGCGCCTGCTGACTTTGGCCGAGATCGCGGGCCTCACCGCCCATGCCCGGGGCCTGGGCCTGAAGACCGAGGTCCTCATCGCCACGGCCTGCGTCCATATCAACGCTTTCTGCCACTACCATCAGCTGCACGCCCGCTGGGAGGGCGACCTCCAGGCCTTGACCCGGGGGCCTTACGCTCCCTGCCGGCAGCCGCAACAGATCGAGGTCTGGGACGCCGGCCGGCCGCTGGGAGCCCGCGCCGCGGCCGCGGCCCAGCCCTGGGGCTTCTGCGCGCTCTGCTCCTTGCCCCAGCTGCAGGAAGCGGGCGTCGCCTACATCAAGGTCCCCGGCCGCGAGAACCCCATCGAGGAGCGGCTGCGGCGCGTGAGCATGGTCCGCCGCTGCCTCTTGGACCGCGAAGCCGGCCCCCGGCTGCACCGCGAGTTCCTGGGCCGCGACTGCTCTTGGCAGGACTGCCAGCACTACGAGGTCTACGCGCGGCGCCGAGGCGAGTCATGA